The following proteins are co-located in the Solanum pennellii chromosome 1, SPENNV200 genome:
- the LOC107031435 gene encoding uncharacterized protein LOC107031435 — translation MQNKIANNPKFQMRQPEEFVDIDDLDEMDDYAEMRPPSKTQKISSSGGSSTARSVTKGPLNLYFSQKSTQKGGLEKGGGIEETKKILRERAVSAFAIWMYDAGLPFNCVNHKSFDKFIEAVGQHGPGMKPPTFHEVRVTHLKKEVDKVEKIVEEHKVQWTKFGCSIMMDKWTARNGKMIINILVNSPIGSVFLGSVDASNESTDSTKMYKLFESTIERIGPEKVVQIVTDNASENVKAGSMIMGAYPHIYWTPCAAHCINLIFGDIFKVKPYASVFKKAIRIHSYISQRPLLLNLMRKFTKERNLVKPAKTRFATAFLTLRAMYIQRKNLKTLVLSTEWNSSKFAKETSGKEVANLLISIHFWNDVVRALTVCSPLTKVLRLVDGEKKPPMGYIYEAMDRAKEAIAHGFRGVQKHYEKVFQIIDARWSEQLHRPLHAAGHVLNPGLYYKAEEEGTLLQSLWTEYYACVEKLVRDTTIQDALIAELPKYKMADGLFGCGPAKRARDTRSPVEWWSLFGSETPNLQKFAMKVLSLTCSSSGCERNWSVFEHIHSKKRNRLTLSRLNDLVYIKYNRTLKRRYDARDLIDPIRLDNIDDSNEWLVGCPEDQDDELVYEDDDLTWGSVATAIGADESIYHLRGLSSRSTVLDKGKGVESTSLSSSSSRTRTLIDEEYEEEEDEEQYNDVEDFDLQELDNFEEE, via the exons ATGCAAAACAAAATAGCTAATAATCCCAAATTTCAAATGAGGCAACCGGAAGAATTTGTTGATATTGATGATCTTGATGAAATGGATGATTATGCGGAAATGAGGCCTCCCTCCAAAACTCAAAAGATATCTTCTAGTGGAGGTTCATCCACCGCACGGAGTGTGACGAAAGGACCTTTGAACCtctatttttcacaaaaatcaacacaaaaagGAGGCTTAGAAAAAGGAGGAGGAATcgaagaaacaaagaaaattctaaGAGAGCGTGCGGTAAGTGCTTTTGCAATTTGGATGTATGATGCCGGGCTCCCTTTTAATTGCGTCAATCACAAATCATTCGATAAATTTATTGAGGCGGTTGGACAACATGGCCCCGGAATGAAGCCTCCTACATTCCATGAAGTTAGAGTCACTCACCTTAAAAAAGAGGTGgataaagtagaaaaaattgTTGAGGAGCATAAAGTGCAATGGACAAAGTTTGGTTGTTCCATTATGATGGACAAATGGACGGCACGAAATGGCaaaatgatcatcaatattttggtgaattcTCCAATCGGTAGTGTATTTCTTGGTTCGGTTGATGCTAGCAATGAATCTACCgattccaccaaaatgtacaaGTTATTTGAAAGCACTATCGAAAGAATTGGACCGGAAAAAGTGGTACAAATTGTCACCGATAATGCTAGTGAGAATGTCAAAGCGGGAAGTATGATAATGGGTGCGTATCCACACATTTATTGGACTCCATGTGCCGCTCATTGCATCAACTTGATATTTGGTGACATATTCAAGGTTAAGCCATATGCTTCCG TTTTTAAGAAGGCCATCAGAATCCATTCTTACATTAGTCAAAGGCCATTGTTGTTAAACTTGATGAGAAAATTCACCAAAGAAAGAAATTTGGTGAAACCGGCCAAGACAAGATTTGCAACGGCATTCTTAACTTTGAGAGCTATgtacattcaaagaaaaaacttgaaaactttagtcCTCTCAACCGAATGGAATTCAAGCAAATTTGCAAAGGAAACTTCGGGGAAAGAAGTTGCCAATCTTCTTATTTCTATCCACTTTTGGAATGATGTTGTTCGGGCACTTACAGTTTGTAGCCCTTTGACAAAAGTGCTTCGTTTGGTGGATGGGGAGAAAAAACCACCAATGGGTTATATTTATGAGGCAATGGATAGAGCCAAAGAAGCTATTGCACATGGTTTTCGTGGAGTTCAGAAGCATTATGAGAAAGTGTTTCAAATTATTGATGCAAGGTGGTCAGAACAACTCCATCGGCCTTTGCATGCTGCAGGCCATGTTTTGAACCCAGGATTATATTATAAAGCTGAAGAAGAGGGAACTTTATTACAGAGTTTGTGGACCGAGTATTATGCATGTGTTGAGAAGTTGGTCCGTGATACAACAATACAAGATGCACTAATCGCTGAGCTTCCTAAGTACAAAATGGCGGATGGACTATTTGGTTGTGGTCCGGCTAAAAGAGCTAGAGACACAAGGTCACCGG ttgaATGGTGGTCACTATTTGGTAGTGAAACACCAAACTTGCAAAAGTTTGCCATGAAAGTGTTAAGCCTAACTTGTAGCTCATCTGGATGTGAGCGAAATTGGAGTGTGTTTGAACAC ATTCATTCCAAAAAGAGGAATAGGCTTACACTATCGCGTCTCAATGATCTAGTGTACATTAAGTACAATAGAACATTGAAACGCCGTTATGATGCTCGTGATCTTATTGATCCAATTCGCTTGGATAACATAGATGATTCCAACGAATGGTTAGTTGGATGCCCCGAAGATCAAGATGATGAACTAGTATATGAGGATGATGATCTTACTTGGGGTAGTGTTGCTACGGCAATTGGAGCGGACGAGAGTATCTATCATCTTAGGGGACTTTCTTCAAGATCAACAGTACTTGACAAGGGCAAAGGAGTAGAAAGTACATCTTTAAGTTCAT